A region of the Longimicrobiaceae bacterium genome:
CCGAACAGGCCCTTGCCCGGGCTCACCCGCCCCACGTGGTCCACGTAGCGCCCGCCCACCGAGCCGCCCAGCAGGCGCACGGGCGAGAGCCGCTCCGGGTGCGCCGACGAGTCGCCCGGCTCCACGTCCGCCTCCGGGAATTCCTCCACGAAGCGCTCGTACCAGCCGCGCGTCATCTCCGCCAGCCCCGGCCGCGGGTGCGACGCGGCGCGGTAGGCCGCCTCGCGCAGCGCGCGGGCCACGACCATGCGGGGGACGGAGCGCTGTGCCGGCAGGTAGCCGCTCACCAGCCCCAACGCCTCCGCACGCCACGCGGCGGCGACCGCCCAGTGCGTGGGCGGCAGCATGGGCGATACGGGGAGAGGATCCACGGGCGGCACCGGGCGAACGGACGGGAGGTCATCGTCCAGAACCAAGGTGGGTACGGCGCGCGCTGCGGAGTCCGGCACCTGCGCATGCAGCGCCCGTGGCGCTCCGGCACCGAGCACGGCGAGAAGGCAGCCGGCGTACCACAGGCGCGGGCGTCCGGCGCCACCAACGACGGAGCCGCCGCCTGCACGCGTGCAGGGGCGGCTTCCATCTTCCTGCGTATCAACGCCTTGGCTCGGCATCGGCCTCATCTGCTCTCCCCTTCGCATAGCTTCCGCACCGCCGCAACCAGTCCCGAGATGGTGTACTCCTCCGCCTCCACGTCCACCGTCAGCCCCAGCTCCCGCGCCGTCGCCGACGTGATCGGGCCGATGGACGCGACCCGCGCGCCGCCCAGGTCCGTGCCCGCGAGGTCGACGAAGTTCTTCG
Encoded here:
- a CDS encoding uroporphyrinogen-III synthase; this translates as ILLPRAEVARSVLPDALRGRGADVVEVAAYRTVPDGAEAESVRRRLAAGEIDVVTFTSSSTAKNFVDLAGTDLGGARVASIGPITSATARELGLTVDVEAEEYTISGLVAAVRKLCEGESR